One genomic segment of Agromyces intestinalis includes these proteins:
- a CDS encoding LLM class flavin-dependent oxidoreductase: MQHKDYGVFLPNAAGGWLISTTAPYPPASYDYNRSVALVAERIGLDFVMAMAKWRGFGGSTDHWGETIESMTMMAGIAEATERVKIWATVHANMQHPAFAAKVFTTLQQISRGRAGMNIVNGAYADEFEQMGIWDAEMSKDARYRMTEEWTRAVLRLWSEPSVTMHGEFFTLEDCESRPHPDPRPTIISAGRSPQGRAFQAAFADGAFLGAESLDEMRDLSRDVHEKAAAAGREVRTYSMLTIVQDETDAAAEARVIRYGEGLDRTALGNMRRSWGWDDKRALSWAEGAKGEEAFQTPYVAGDAATVAERIQSVLETAELDGLMLIFPDYLEDMPVFGESVLPVLRAAESESIAA; this comes from the coding sequence ATGCAGCACAAGGACTACGGCGTGTTCCTGCCCAACGCGGCAGGCGGCTGGCTCATCTCGACCACGGCCCCGTACCCGCCGGCGAGCTACGACTACAACCGCTCGGTCGCACTCGTCGCCGAGCGGATCGGACTCGACTTCGTCATGGCGATGGCGAAGTGGCGCGGTTTCGGCGGCTCGACCGACCACTGGGGCGAGACCATCGAGTCGATGACGATGATGGCCGGCATCGCCGAGGCCACCGAGCGCGTGAAGATCTGGGCCACCGTGCACGCGAACATGCAGCACCCCGCGTTCGCGGCGAAGGTCTTCACCACGCTCCAGCAGATCAGCCGCGGGCGCGCGGGCATGAACATCGTGAACGGCGCGTACGCGGACGAGTTCGAGCAGATGGGGATCTGGGACGCCGAGATGTCGAAGGACGCTCGCTACCGGATGACCGAGGAATGGACGCGCGCCGTGCTGCGCCTGTGGAGCGAGCCGTCGGTGACGATGCACGGTGAGTTCTTCACGCTCGAGGACTGCGAGTCGCGACCGCACCCCGACCCGCGGCCGACGATCATCAGCGCCGGCAGGTCGCCCCAGGGCCGCGCCTTCCAGGCCGCGTTCGCGGACGGCGCCTTCCTCGGCGCCGAGAGCCTCGATGAGATGCGCGACCTGTCGCGCGACGTCCACGAGAAGGCCGCAGCGGCCGGGCGCGAGGTGCGCACCTACTCGATGCTCACGATCGTGCAGGACGAGACGGATGCCGCGGCGGAGGCACGAGTCATCCGCTACGGCGAAGGCCTCGACCGCACCGCGCTCGGCAACATGCGCCGCTCGTGGGGATGGGACGACAAACGCGCTCTGTCGTGGGCCGAGGGCGCCAAGGGTGAGGAGGCGTTCCAGACGCCGTACGTGGCCGGCGACGCCGCGACCGTCGCCGAGCGCATCCAGTCCGTGCTCGAGACCGCCGAGCTCGACGGGCTCATGCTCATCTTCCCCGACTATCTCGAGGACATGCCCGTGTTCGGGGAGTCGGTGCTGCCGGTGCTGCGAGCGGCCGAGTCCGAGAGCATCGCCGCATGA
- a CDS encoding cysteine hydrolase family protein, with protein MSALRERQLGGLTADGAALLVVDVQRSFGDPEFLAPYELDDAAGRSVAAAVDASARLVDTARAAGVPVFWVELGTDPGSPWRASAWLRAGDLDAPLSADEPCVIGTPGAEWYRLRPSEGEARIVKRGYSGFLGTDLGARLEASGVRWVTVAGLTTECCVAATATDAIQLGWPVVVATDATAAYDVDLHAHALEQLALNVGVLATVDEVRERWEAVR; from the coding sequence ATGAGCGCCCTGCGCGAACGACAGCTCGGCGGGCTCACCGCCGACGGCGCCGCGCTGCTCGTCGTCGACGTGCAGCGATCGTTCGGCGACCCCGAGTTCCTCGCGCCCTACGAACTCGACGATGCCGCAGGGCGGTCCGTCGCGGCGGCCGTCGACGCATCGGCGCGTCTCGTCGATACCGCGCGTGCAGCCGGCGTGCCGGTGTTCTGGGTCGAACTCGGCACCGATCCCGGCTCGCCATGGCGGGCGAGCGCGTGGCTCCGCGCCGGCGACCTCGATGCGCCGCTCTCGGCCGACGAGCCCTGCGTGATCGGCACGCCCGGCGCGGAGTGGTATCGGCTTCGCCCGAGCGAGGGCGAAGCGCGCATCGTCAAGCGCGGGTACAGCGGGTTCCTCGGCACCGACCTCGGCGCTCGACTCGAGGCATCCGGCGTCCGCTGGGTGACCGTCGCGGGCCTCACGACCGAGTGCTGCGTCGCCGCCACCGCGACCGACGCGATCCAGCTCGGTTGGCCGGTCGTCGTCGCGACCGATGCGACCGCCGCGTACGACGTGGACCTGCACGCGCACGCCCTCGAGCAGCTGGCGCTGAACGTCGGCGTGCTCGCCACGGTCGACGAAGTGCGCGAACGATGGGAGGCCGTGCGATGA
- a CDS encoding NtaA/DmoA family FMN-dependent monooxygenase (This protein belongs to a clade of FMN-dependent monooxygenases, within a broader family of flavin-dependent oxidoreductases, the luciferase-like monooxygenase (LMM) family, some of whose members use coenzyme F420 rather than FMN.) yields MSGMHLAYDLSFTHTEGRWARPGSWVGRTFPDVRMFQELAISAERAGIDLLFFGDGSGIPDTWRGSIAPAVEWGVQWPRQDMSPFIAAMAAVTERIGFGLTYSSTFMHPFYVARLLNSLDHVSGGRIAFNVVASTRLADAANYGFDELLEHDRRYERMEEFIDVCKALWDSVPPEAIVMDRETGRFADPELISPIDHAGAYFRVKGPLSSMPSPQRHPVLVQAGNSPRGIATSAKFADLIFGFGGSVAGQQRHRRMLDEALTAEGRDPSGVGILWATQVIVGRTEAEAEARKAEVLEFWSEDAVGAYLSHNAGFDFSELPPTFRLGDLSERIVAAHASPGGLVGALVDEYGQDHRMSRAEFFEHGWRSATGLDHTLCGAPGRIADLLEENFAATGSRGGYMFSTPLPTPSGLDDIGELLAPELRRRGALAPAYPARTLRENLAA; encoded by the coding sequence ATGAGCGGCATGCACCTGGCCTACGACCTCTCGTTCACCCACACCGAGGGCCGGTGGGCGCGGCCCGGATCCTGGGTCGGTCGCACGTTTCCCGACGTGCGCATGTTCCAGGAGCTCGCGATCAGCGCCGAGCGCGCCGGCATCGATCTGCTGTTCTTCGGCGACGGCAGCGGCATCCCCGACACCTGGCGCGGGTCGATCGCGCCCGCCGTCGAGTGGGGGGTGCAGTGGCCTCGCCAGGACATGAGCCCCTTCATCGCCGCGATGGCCGCGGTCACCGAGCGCATCGGGTTCGGCCTCACGTATTCCTCGACGTTCATGCATCCGTTCTATGTGGCGCGACTGCTGAACTCGCTCGATCACGTGTCCGGTGGGCGCATCGCGTTCAACGTCGTCGCCTCGACGCGGCTCGCCGACGCTGCCAACTACGGATTCGACGAACTGCTCGAGCACGATCGCCGCTACGAGCGCATGGAGGAGTTCATCGACGTCTGCAAGGCGCTCTGGGACTCGGTGCCCCCCGAGGCGATCGTGATGGACCGCGAGACCGGGCGCTTCGCCGACCCCGAGCTCATCAGCCCGATCGATCACGCGGGAGCGTACTTCCGGGTCAAGGGGCCGCTCTCGAGCATGCCGAGTCCGCAACGGCATCCGGTGCTCGTGCAGGCGGGCAACTCGCCTCGCGGCATCGCGACGTCGGCGAAGTTCGCCGACCTCATCTTCGGCTTCGGCGGCTCCGTGGCGGGCCAGCAGCGCCATCGGCGGATGCTCGACGAGGCGCTGACCGCCGAGGGGCGCGACCCGTCGGGGGTCGGCATTCTCTGGGCGACGCAGGTCATCGTCGGACGCACCGAGGCCGAGGCCGAGGCGCGCAAGGCCGAGGTGCTCGAGTTCTGGAGCGAGGACGCGGTGGGCGCCTACCTCTCGCACAATGCCGGCTTCGACTTCTCGGAGCTGCCGCCGACGTTCCGGCTCGGCGACCTGTCGGAGCGGATCGTCGCCGCACACGCGAGCCCGGGCGGGCTCGTCGGCGCGCTGGTGGACGAGTACGGACAGGATCACCGGATGTCTCGCGCCGAGTTCTTCGAACACGGATGGCGCAGCGCCACCGGGCTCGACCACACCCTCTGCGGGGCACCCGGCCGCATCGCCGACCTGCTCGAGGAGAACTTCGCGGCGACCGGCTCGCGCGGCGGATACATGTTCTCGACGCCGTTGCCGACCCCGTCGGGTCTCGACGACATCGGCGAGCTGCTCGCACCCGAGCTGCGCCGCCGCGGTGCGCTCGCTCCTGCCTACCCGGCGCGAACCCTCCGCGAGAACCTCGCGGCGTGA
- a CDS encoding MFS transporter: MTRTTPSTRTAEAPGWAPTLLICAFIATAQMTWGAVVPVLPIMVADQQLPTAVLGPVIAAFAIGRVLVNIPAGLALRGVPPRALMLATCLLLTAVTAATGLVTDPALLVVARLVAGVLGGAAVTVGFSVLLAGAPSARRGRVVAVATVVQMSAAAVGATLGGAVVAFAGVAAAFAAAAVPVLLVTIIDVIRPARAYWSSFERASAPAGRPPVPRGDRTADLALVVALAAVSFALFFARFGIEQGLVPVLAYEQGGLDPLGLGLALGAGTVLSMVALPFVGRAVDRGARTAVIAVSGIGAALAVVAFGLAAEPIGFTAAIVGYAVATSVANVVPGVVTAEAFPGTRSGFVVGVTRTAGDVGAAAGPLAAFWLAERFDVSIALGVVAAVLAALIGWFGVVVLRQGPAASVPAAT; the protein is encoded by the coding sequence GTGACACGCACGACTCCGTCCACCCGCACCGCGGAAGCCCCCGGCTGGGCGCCGACCCTGCTCATCTGCGCCTTCATCGCCACCGCGCAGATGACCTGGGGCGCGGTCGTCCCCGTGCTGCCGATCATGGTGGCCGACCAGCAACTGCCGACCGCGGTGCTCGGGCCGGTGATCGCGGCGTTCGCGATCGGCCGGGTGCTCGTCAACATCCCCGCCGGGCTGGCGCTGCGGGGCGTCCCTCCGCGGGCGCTCATGCTCGCGACCTGCCTGCTGCTCACCGCGGTCACCGCCGCGACCGGATTGGTCACGGACCCGGCCCTGCTCGTGGTCGCGCGGCTCGTCGCGGGCGTGCTCGGCGGTGCCGCGGTGACGGTCGGCTTCTCGGTGCTGCTCGCGGGTGCGCCCTCGGCCCGCCGCGGCCGTGTGGTCGCCGTGGCCACCGTCGTGCAGATGAGCGCGGCCGCGGTCGGAGCGACGCTGGGCGGCGCGGTCGTCGCGTTCGCCGGCGTCGCTGCCGCGTTCGCCGCGGCCGCGGTGCCGGTGCTGCTCGTGACGATCATCGACGTGATCCGGCCGGCCCGCGCCTACTGGTCGTCGTTCGAACGCGCCTCGGCCCCGGCCGGCCGACCGCCCGTCCCGCGGGGCGATCGGACCGCAGATCTCGCCCTCGTCGTGGCGCTCGCGGCCGTCTCGTTCGCACTGTTCTTCGCGCGATTCGGCATCGAACAGGGGCTCGTGCCCGTGCTCGCCTACGAACAGGGCGGGCTCGACCCGCTCGGACTCGGACTGGCGCTCGGCGCCGGCACCGTGCTCAGCATGGTCGCGCTGCCCTTCGTCGGTCGGGCGGTCGACCGCGGCGCGCGTACCGCGGTCATCGCGGTGAGCGGCATCGGTGCGGCGCTCGCCGTCGTCGCGTTCGGATTGGCGGCCGAGCCGATCGGGTTCACGGCCGCGATCGTGGGCTACGCCGTGGCGACGAGCGTCGCGAACGTGGTGCCGGGCGTCGTCACCGCCGAGGCGTTCCCCGGAACCCGTTCGGGATTCGTGGTGGGCGTCACGCGCACCGCGGGCGATGTCGGTGCCGCCGCCGGACCGCTCGCCGCCTTCTGGCTCGCCGAGCGCTTCGACGTGTCGATCGCGCTCGGCGTGGTCGCTGCCGTGCTCGCGGCGCTGATCGGATGGTTCGGCGTCGTCGTGCTGCGGCAGGGGCCCGCGGCATCCGTGCCCGCGGCGACGTGA
- the glsA gene encoding glutaminase A — protein MAVDLRDPLRSVLGSILDEVRDRTDGEVASYIPELAKADPRALGIALASTHGVVHEAGDSAVEFTIQSVSKPFVFALALDALGLEEVTRHVGLEPSGEPFNAISLDEASGRPLNPMINAGAIVTSSLIPGDTADEKFARIRAGLQAFAGRELDVDEAVFASEAATGDRNRALAYLTRSAGTLASTAEIATTAYFRQCSLTVTARDLAIMAATLATGGVNPVTGERVVGEDAARWTTAVMTSCGMYDASGDWLVRVGLPAKSGVGGGIVALQPGQFGIGTFSPPLDARGNSVRGVAMLEALSSQSGLHLLRHRGDPLSPIASLAHEGDDLVAVLRGEIAFAGAEELLTRLAPLVGEQGCLVLDFTAVTRVARGAAGVLRALPELAGTDTDGRPRIVLRDPEGVLEG, from the coding sequence ATGGCCGTCGACCTGCGCGACCCGCTCCGCTCCGTGCTCGGCTCGATCCTCGACGAGGTGCGCGACCGCACCGACGGCGAGGTCGCGAGCTACATCCCCGAGCTCGCGAAGGCCGACCCCCGGGCACTCGGCATCGCACTCGCCAGCACGCATGGCGTCGTGCACGAGGCGGGCGACAGCGCGGTCGAGTTCACGATCCAGTCGGTCTCGAAGCCGTTCGTGTTCGCACTCGCCCTCGACGCGCTCGGACTCGAGGAGGTCACCCGGCACGTCGGCCTCGAACCGAGCGGCGAGCCGTTCAACGCCATCAGCCTCGACGAGGCATCCGGTCGCCCGTTGAACCCCATGATCAACGCGGGCGCCATCGTCACGTCGTCGCTGATCCCCGGCGACACCGCCGACGAGAAGTTCGCGCGCATCCGGGCCGGGCTGCAGGCGTTCGCCGGGCGCGAACTCGACGTCGACGAGGCCGTGTTCGCCTCCGAGGCGGCGACGGGCGACCGCAACCGCGCCCTCGCCTACCTCACCCGTTCGGCCGGCACGCTCGCCTCGACCGCCGAGATCGCCACGACGGCGTACTTCCGCCAGTGCTCGCTCACGGTCACCGCGCGCGACCTCGCGATCATGGCCGCAACGCTCGCGACCGGCGGCGTCAACCCGGTCACCGGCGAACGGGTGGTCGGCGAGGACGCCGCACGCTGGACGACGGCGGTCATGACCAGCTGCGGCATGTACGACGCGTCGGGCGACTGGTTGGTGCGGGTGGGGCTCCCGGCCAAGAGCGGCGTGGGCGGCGGCATCGTCGCCCTGCAGCCGGGCCAGTTCGGCATCGGCACCTTCAGCCCGCCGCTCGACGCACGCGGCAACAGCGTGCGCGGCGTCGCGATGCTCGAGGCCCTCTCGAGCCAGTCGGGGCTGCACCTGCTGCGCCATCGCGGCGACCCGCTGTCGCCCATCGCCTCGCTCGCGCACGAGGGCGACGATCTGGTCGCCGTGCTGCGGGGCGAGATCGCCTTCGCGGGCGCCGAGGAGCTGCTGACGCGTCTCGCTCCGCTCGTCGGCGAGCAGGGATGCCTCGTGCTCGACTTCACCGCCGTCACCCGGGTCGCGCGGGGCGCGGCCGGCGTGCTGCGCGCCCTGCCCGAACTCGCCGGAACCGACACCGACGGGCGGCCGCGCATCGTGCTGCGCGACCCCGAAGGGGTGCTCGAGGGCTGA
- a CDS encoding Hsp20/alpha crystallin family protein codes for MPVTWDPFRDLDRLAASMLDSRQGPRMMPIDLHRDGDHYVLSADLPGVDPGSIDIDIDGQLLTIRAERTLRDSDSEGVQWLAHERPSGSFLRQLTVGDGIDTAAISAHYDNGVLSVIIPVSERAKPRKVEVRASTPESAPREVAAGE; via the coding sequence ATGCCTGTCACCTGGGACCCGTTCCGCGACCTCGACCGTCTCGCCGCGAGCATGCTCGACTCGCGGCAGGGGCCGCGCATGATGCCGATCGACCTGCACCGCGACGGCGACCACTACGTGCTGAGCGCCGACCTGCCGGGCGTCGACCCGGGCTCGATCGACATCGACATCGACGGCCAGCTGCTGACGATCCGCGCCGAGCGCACGCTGCGCGACAGCGACAGCGAGGGCGTGCAGTGGCTCGCGCACGAGCGCCCGAGCGGGTCGTTCCTGCGCCAGCTCACCGTCGGCGACGGCATCGACACCGCCGCGATCAGCGCGCACTACGACAACGGCGTGCTGAGCGTCATCATCCCCGTCTCCGAGCGGGCCAAGCCCCGCAAGGTCGAGGTGCGGGCGTCGACGCCCGAGTCCGCGCCGCGCGAGGTCGCCGCGGGCGAGTAG
- a CDS encoding glycosyltransferase family 39 protein, translating to MSEAGATSQPLAEAAASAPPEAGSHLAAHPPLARGPVFAAMAALGLLLAATSQWYGFHRDELYFRMLEPAWGYVDQPPLTPLLARAITSVVDEPWALRIPAILAAISAVLLVALVAREAGGGRRAQALAAWAAASASFPMVFGHIFLTASIDLAAWLLVGWFVVRALLRDPRWWLAVGTVTGLATFNKLLIVQLVAAIGLGILALGPWKTLRSPWLWGGVALAVVLAAPNLVYQVANDLPQLRMGAALADDTDAASRVLTLPLLLLLVGPPLVPIWVAGLVALFRRPAWRPIRCLAVAFAVVVLATIIGGAQAYYPLGIVEVLLGLGAVPTAEWMRATWRRVLVWSAVALNAIVSALIALPLLPLAWVGASPFASANQTVGDSIGWPVYVEQVAAVVHEGSDPDGSGPAPIVITSNYGEAGALARFGADVGLDPGAVFSGHNALWFQAGPPESARDVVFVGRISPRLAADFDECTTEATLDNGLDVDNEEQGLPVIRCVGRTTPWNELWPRLAHLS from the coding sequence ATGTCGGAGGCCGGGGCGACCTCGCAGCCGCTCGCGGAGGCAGCAGCATCCGCCCCGCCCGAAGCGGGGTCGCACCTCGCCGCGCACCCCCCGCTCGCCCGTGGGCCGGTGTTCGCCGCGATGGCCGCGCTCGGGCTGCTGCTCGCGGCGACGAGCCAGTGGTACGGATTCCACCGCGACGAACTGTACTTCCGCATGCTCGAGCCGGCGTGGGGATACGTCGACCAGCCGCCGCTCACCCCGCTGCTCGCTCGCGCGATCACGTCGGTCGTGGACGAGCCGTGGGCGCTGCGCATCCCGGCGATCCTCGCCGCGATCTCGGCCGTGCTGCTCGTCGCGCTCGTCGCCCGCGAGGCGGGCGGCGGTCGGCGGGCACAGGCGCTGGCGGCATGGGCCGCGGCATCCGCCTCGTTCCCGATGGTCTTCGGCCATATCTTCCTGACCGCGTCGATCGACCTGGCGGCGTGGCTGCTCGTCGGATGGTTCGTGGTGCGCGCGCTGCTGCGCGACCCGCGCTGGTGGCTCGCGGTGGGCACGGTGACCGGGCTCGCGACGTTCAACAAGCTGCTCATCGTGCAGCTCGTCGCCGCAATCGGCCTCGGCATCCTGGCGTTGGGGCCGTGGAAGACGCTGCGCTCGCCGTGGCTCTGGGGCGGGGTCGCGCTCGCCGTCGTGCTCGCCGCGCCGAACCTCGTCTACCAGGTCGCGAACGACCTGCCGCAGTTGCGTATGGGCGCCGCGCTCGCCGACGACACCGACGCCGCGAGCCGCGTGCTCACACTGCCGCTCCTGCTGCTGCTCGTCGGCCCCCCGCTGGTGCCGATCTGGGTCGCCGGGCTCGTGGCGCTGTTCCGCCGACCCGCATGGCGGCCCATCCGGTGCCTGGCCGTCGCGTTCGCGGTCGTCGTGCTCGCCACGATCATCGGCGGCGCGCAGGCGTACTACCCGCTCGGCATCGTCGAGGTGCTGCTCGGGCTCGGCGCCGTGCCGACCGCCGAGTGGATGCGCGCCACGTGGCGCCGAGTGCTGGTGTGGTCGGCGGTGGCGCTCAACGCGATCGTCTCGGCGCTCATCGCGCTGCCGCTGCTGCCGCTCGCCTGGGTGGGCGCGAGCCCGTTCGCGTCCGCGAACCAGACGGTGGGCGATTCGATCGGATGGCCCGTGTACGTCGAGCAGGTCGCCGCGGTCGTCCATGAGGGAAGCGACCCGGATGGCTCGGGGCCTGCGCCGATCGTGATCACCTCGAACTACGGCGAGGCCGGTGCGCTCGCCCGGTTCGGTGCCGACGTCGGGCTCGACCCGGGGGCGGTGTTCAGCGGGCACAATGCGCTCTGGTTCCAGGCGGGGCCACCCGAGTCGGCGCGCGACGTGGTGTTCGTCGGACGGATCTCGCCGCGCCTCGCCGCGGACTTCGACGAGTGCACGACCGAGGCGACGCTCGACAACGGCCTCGACGTCGACAACGAAGAGCAGGGGCTGCCGGTGATCCGCTGCGTCGGTCGCACCACCCCGTGGAACGAGCTGTGGCCGCGACTCGCGCACCTCAGCTAG
- a CDS encoding DUF1697 domain-containing protein, with protein MTASTRFVALLRGINVGGRNAVRMPDLVGCFADAGFADVRTLGQSGNVVFTARRTSGARFEGDVAAMLEDRFGMPVPTVIRSRAEFARTMDEAPPGHGSPDLRADVFFCRHPLTPEQALAEMPELREGVDTIAVGPGALYFSRVAARATKTRIQKFMALPVFQQNTVRSWGTCVKVSGLLEED; from the coding sequence ATGACCGCATCGACCCGCTTCGTCGCGCTGCTGCGCGGTATCAACGTCGGCGGCCGCAATGCCGTGCGCATGCCCGACCTGGTCGGGTGCTTCGCCGACGCCGGATTCGCCGACGTGCGCACCCTCGGCCAGAGCGGCAACGTGGTCTTCACGGCCCGGCGCACGAGCGGCGCGAGGTTCGAGGGCGACGTCGCCGCGATGCTCGAGGACCGGTTCGGGATGCCGGTGCCCACCGTGATCCGGTCGCGCGCCGAGTTCGCCCGCACCATGGATGAGGCGCCCCCGGGCCACGGCTCGCCCGACCTGCGCGCCGACGTGTTCTTCTGCCGGCATCCGCTCACGCCCGAGCAGGCGCTCGCCGAGATGCCCGAGCTGCGCGAGGGTGTCGATACGATCGCGGTCGGCCCCGGCGCGCTGTATTTCTCGCGGGTCGCCGCGCGGGCGACCAAGACGCGGATCCAGAAGTTCATGGCGCTGCCGGTGTTCCAGCAGAACACCGTGCGCAGCTGGGGCACGTGCGTGAAGGTGAGCGGGTTGCTGGAGGAGGACTGA
- a CDS encoding NAD-dependent epimerase/dehydratase family protein: protein MPRTDHGAQLVVITGASGRIGSRVVPLLDRPGRTLRLVDTDLPASVEDGPWRVASDRPRGDLELHRASIERDDEIRAAVEGADAVVHLAAFPSERPWADLVRVNIDGTQRVLEAARLGGVRRVFLASSIHAVGFADASAAATTPVLVPRPDTFYGVSKAAVEALGSVYADRYGMSVVSARICAFGAEPKPGLDLGHWLSPTDAARLIEAAIALDDGRHHIVWGVSANAPGGFDLRAGYVIGFEPQDDAVHVVTERDGVAPEPPRSPGASREPIGGEFTHDDHPLGERW from the coding sequence ATGCCTCGCACCGACCACGGCGCGCAGCTCGTCGTGATCACGGGCGCCTCGGGGCGCATCGGCAGCCGGGTCGTGCCGCTGCTCGACCGGCCCGGGCGCACCCTGCGCCTCGTCGACACCGACCTGCCCGCCAGCGTCGAGGACGGCCCCTGGCGCGTGGCATCCGACCGCCCGCGCGGTGACCTCGAACTGCACCGCGCGTCGATCGAGCGCGACGACGAGATCCGCGCGGCCGTCGAGGGCGCCGACGCGGTCGTGCACCTCGCCGCGTTCCCCTCGGAGCGCCCGTGGGCCGACCTCGTGCGGGTCAACATCGACGGCACCCAACGCGTGCTGGAGGCGGCGCGTCTCGGCGGGGTGCGGCGGGTGTTCCTGGCGTCGAGCATCCACGCCGTCGGGTTCGCCGACGCGAGCGCCGCGGCGACGACACCCGTGCTCGTGCCCCGGCCCGACACGTTCTACGGCGTCAGCAAGGCAGCCGTCGAGGCGCTCGGCAGCGTCTACGCCGACCGGTACGGCATGAGCGTGGTGTCGGCGCGGATCTGCGCGTTCGGTGCCGAGCCCAAGCCAGGTCTCGACCTCGGGCACTGGCTGTCGCCGACGGACGCGGCACGGCTCATCGAGGCGGCGATCGCGCTCGACGACGGGCGGCACCACATCGTGTGGGGCGTGTCGGCGAACGCGCCGGGCGGATTCGACCTGCGGGCCGGGTACGTGATCGGGTTCGAGCCTCAGGATGACGCGGTGCACGTCGTGACCGAGCGCGACGGCGTGGCGCCCGAGCCGCCGCGTTCGCCGGGCGCCTCGCGCGAGCCGATCGGCGGCGAGTTCACGCACGACGACCATCCGCTCGGCGAGCGGTGGTGA